A single Bosea sp. PAMC 26642 DNA region contains:
- a CDS encoding SOUL family heme-binding protein, whose amino-acid sequence MWTFKMLALMGLGVLAGLAAIAVGIWIYVMSTIEQPAYASVTRDDTIEIRDYPALVVAEVTRRGARQAAVRAGFSPLAGYIFAKSREGETVSMTSPVIQTPTQANDQSWLIRFVMPSKYTLETLPKAAGEDVRLLELPAARRAAIRFSGTATDALIAQNEAMLRAWLAQRAIAIQGAPTYAYYNDPWTPGPLRRNEVLFVVAVP is encoded by the coding sequence ATGTGGACGTTCAAGATGCTCGCGCTGATGGGGCTCGGCGTCCTTGCCGGGCTCGCGGCGATCGCTGTCGGGATCTGGATCTATGTCATGAGCACGATCGAGCAGCCGGCCTACGCCTCGGTCACACGCGACGACACTATTGAGATCCGCGACTATCCTGCGCTCGTCGTGGCGGAGGTGACGCGGCGCGGTGCGCGGCAAGCCGCGGTGCGCGCCGGGTTCTCGCCGCTTGCCGGCTATATCTTCGCCAAAAGCCGTGAGGGCGAGACCGTCAGCATGACTTCCCCGGTGATCCAGACGCCTACGCAAGCCAACGATCAGAGCTGGCTGATCCGTTTCGTGATGCCGTCAAAATACACGCTGGAAACCCTGCCAAAGGCGGCTGGAGAGGATGTGCGCCTGCTAGAGCTGCCGGCTGCGCGCCGCGCCGCGATCCGCTTTTCAGGCACCGCGACCGATGCGTTGATCGCGCAGAACGAGGCGATGTTGCGGGCCTGGCTGGCGCAGCGCGCGATCGCAATCCAAGGCGCGCCGACCTATGCCTATTACAACGACCCGTGGACGCCCGGTCCGCTGCGTCGCAATGAAGTGCTGTTCGTCGTAGCGGTGCCTTAG
- the groL gene encoding chaperonin GroEL (60 kDa chaperone family; promotes refolding of misfolded polypeptides especially under stressful conditions; forms two stacked rings of heptamers to form a barrel-shaped 14mer; ends can be capped by GroES; misfolded proteins enter the barrel where they are refolded when GroES binds) codes for MAAKDVKFSTDARDRMLRGVEILNNAVKVTLGPKGRNVVIDKSYGAPRITKDGVTVAKEIELADKFENMGAQMVREVASKQNDHAGDGTTTATVLAAAIMREGLKSVAAGMNPMDLKRGIDLAVEAIVADLKKNSKKVTTNAEVAQVGTISANGDESVGKMIATAMQKVGNEGVITVEEAKTAETELDVVEGMQFDRGYLSPYFITNSEKMVVELEDPYILIFEKKLSSLQAMLPILEAVVQTGKPLLIIAEDVEGEALATLVVNKLRGGLKVAAVKAPGFGDRRKAMLEDISILTAGQMISEDLGIKLETVTLEMLGRAKKVRIEKENTTIIDGAGKKKDIEGRVQQIKAQIEETTSDYDREKLQERLAKLAGGVAIIRVGGATEVEVKEKKDRVDDALNATRAAVEEGVLPGGGVALLRALSTVKAIKTANDDQKTGVEIVRKAIMAPARQIVDNAGDDGAVVIGKLLESKDYAFGYNAQTGQYGDLIALGIIDPTKVVRTAIQDAASIAGLMITTEAMIAELPKKDSMPPMGGGGGMGGMGGMDY; via the coding sequence ATGGCAGCCAAAGACGTCAAGTTTTCCACCGATGCGCGCGACCGGATGCTGCGCGGCGTCGAAATCCTCAACAACGCCGTCAAGGTGACGCTGGGCCCCAAGGGCCGCAACGTCGTCATCGACAAGTCGTATGGCGCCCCGCGCATCACCAAGGATGGCGTCACCGTCGCCAAGGAGATCGAGCTCGCCGACAAGTTCGAGAACATGGGCGCCCAGATGGTGCGCGAAGTGGCCTCGAAGCAGAACGACCATGCCGGTGACGGCACCACAACCGCGACCGTTCTCGCCGCCGCGATCATGCGCGAAGGCCTGAAGTCGGTTGCCGCCGGCATGAACCCGATGGACCTGAAGCGCGGCATCGACCTCGCTGTCGAGGCCATCGTGGCCGACCTGAAGAAGAACTCCAAGAAGGTCACGACCAACGCCGAAGTCGCGCAGGTCGGCACCATCTCGGCGAACGGCGACGAGTCGGTCGGCAAGATGATCGCGACCGCCATGCAGAAGGTCGGCAACGAGGGTGTCATCACCGTCGAGGAGGCCAAGACCGCCGAGACCGAGCTCGACGTCGTCGAGGGCATGCAGTTCGACCGCGGCTATCTCTCGCCCTACTTCATCACCAACTCCGAGAAGATGGTGGTGGAGCTCGAGGACCCCTACATCCTCATCTTCGAGAAGAAGCTGTCCTCGCTCCAGGCGATGCTGCCGATCCTCGAGGCCGTGGTGCAGACCGGCAAGCCGCTGCTGATCATCGCCGAGGACGTCGAAGGCGAAGCTCTCGCCACGCTCGTCGTCAACAAGCTCCGTGGTGGCCTGAAGGTCGCGGCCGTCAAGGCTCCGGGCTTCGGCGATCGCCGCAAGGCCATGCTCGAGGACATCTCGATCCTGACCGCCGGCCAGATGATCTCGGAAGACCTCGGCATCAAGCTCGAGACCGTGACCCTCGAGATGCTTGGCCGCGCCAAGAAGGTGCGCATCGAGAAGGAGAACACCACGATCATCGACGGCGCCGGCAAGAAGAAGGACATCGAAGGCCGCGTCCAGCAGATCAAGGCGCAGATCGAGGAGACCACCTCGGACTACGACCGCGAGAAGCTCCAGGAGCGCCTGGCCAAGCTCGCAGGCGGCGTCGCGATCATCCGCGTCGGCGGCGCGACCGAGGTCGAGGTCAAGGAGAAGAAGGACCGCGTCGACGATGCCCTGAACGCGACCCGCGCGGCCGTGGAAGAAGGCGTTCTGCCGGGTGGCGGCGTCGCTCTCCTGCGCGCGCTGTCGACCGTCAAGGCGATCAAGACCGCCAACGACGACCAGAAGACCGGCGTCGAGATCGTCCGCAAGGCGATCATGGCCCCGGCCCGTCAGATCGTCGACAACGCCGGCGATGACGGCGCCGTCGTGATCGGAAAGCTGCTCGAGTCCAAGGACTACGCCTTCGGCTACAACGCCCAGACCGGCCAGTACGGCGATCTGATTGCACTTGGCATCATCGACCCGACCAAGGTCGTGCGCACGGCGATCCAGGACGCAGCTTCGATCGCGGGCCTGATGATCACCACCGAGGCGATGATCGCCGAGCTTCCCAAGAAGGACAGCATGCCCCCGATGGGCGGTGGCGGCGGGATGGGCGGCATGGGTGGTATGGACTACTGA
- the groES gene encoding co-chaperone GroES, with the protein MKFRPLHDRVVVRRLDGEEKTKGGIIIPDTAKEKPQEGEVVSVGPGARDDAGKLVALDVKKGDRVLFGKWSGTEVKIDGQDLLIMKESDIMGVIG; encoded by the coding sequence ATGAAGTTCCGTCCGTTGCATGACCGCGTTGTGGTCCGTCGTCTTGATGGCGAAGAGAAGACCAAGGGTGGCATCATCATCCCCGATACCGCCAAGGAAAAGCCCCAGGAGGGCGAAGTCGTGTCCGTGGGCCCCGGCGCCCGTGATGACGCTGGCAAGCTCGTCGCACTCGACGTCAAGAAGGGCGATCGCGTCCTCTTCGGCAAGTGGTCCGGCACCGAGGTCAAGATCGACGGCCAGGATCTCCTGATCATGAAGGAATCCGACATCATGGGCGTCATCGGCTGA
- a CDS encoding cation diffusion facilitator family transporter, which yields MTEIRNRPWLRTPSPRAVLYAALAANCVVAITKIAAAAWTGSSAMTSEAVHSVVDTLNEILLLYGIQRADRRPDADHPLGYGRELYFWSFIVALLVFALGAIAAIFEGVGHILNPEPVQDRFIIYGVLAVAFLVDGASWLVALQRFRRTKGDLGFYDAVRRSKDPPSFIVLLEDSVALLGIIVAAAGTYAAAAFHEPILDGLASIVIGLLLAATALIIAQESKSLLIGERADQDLSRSILGIVAAEEGVAGANGLLSVQLAPDQVLVALSVEFDDEMRSGQIEDQVADMEQKIRMAHPEVVALFVKPQTAKGFAKARRARFGDMP from the coding sequence GTGACCGAGATTCGCAACCGCCCTTGGCTACGCACGCCATCGCCAAGGGCGGTCCTCTATGCCGCCCTTGCGGCGAACTGCGTCGTCGCGATCACCAAGATCGCAGCGGCGGCCTGGACCGGCAGCTCGGCCATGACGAGCGAGGCCGTGCATTCGGTCGTTGATACGCTAAACGAGATTCTGCTTCTCTATGGAATTCAGCGCGCCGACCGGCGCCCGGACGCCGACCATCCGCTCGGCTATGGTCGGGAGCTCTACTTCTGGAGCTTCATCGTCGCGCTTCTGGTGTTTGCGCTCGGCGCAATCGCTGCGATCTTCGAAGGCGTCGGACATATCCTGAACCCAGAGCCCGTCCAGGACCGCTTTATCATCTACGGGGTTCTCGCGGTGGCGTTCCTCGTCGATGGAGCCTCGTGGCTCGTCGCCCTGCAGAGATTCAGACGCACCAAGGGCGATCTCGGCTTCTACGACGCGGTTCGCAGAAGCAAGGACCCGCCGTCCTTCATCGTGCTGTTAGAGGACAGCGTCGCACTTCTTGGAATCATCGTGGCCGCTGCGGGAACGTATGCGGCTGCCGCCTTCCATGAGCCGATCCTGGACGGTCTCGCATCCATCGTCATCGGACTGCTTCTGGCCGCGACCGCCTTGATCATCGCGCAGGAAAGCAAGAGTCTTCTGATCGGCGAGCGGGCCGATCAGGATCTATCCCGTTCCATCCTCGGTATCGTCGCCGCCGAAGAGGGTGTCGCAGGAGCCAATGGTCTCCTGAGCGTTCAGTTAGCGCCCGATCAGGTTCTCGTGGCGCTCAGCGTCGAGTTCGACGACGAGATGCGCTCGGGGCAGATCGAAGATCAGGTCGCCGACATGGAACAGAAGATCCGCATGGCGCATCCCGAAGTCGTCGCGCTCTTCGTCAAGCCCCAGACCGCCAAGGGCTTCGCGAAAGCACGACGAGCTCGCTTTGGCGATATGCCGTGA
- a CDS encoding DUF992 domain-containing protein — translation MMKTTTKLFLSLAVSLALFPIAASAKPTVRAGELICNVAGGTGMILTSEKALTCRYDAVGGRVEFYTGTIKKFGLDIGKTTEGGMVWAVVEPALRPGGLNGTYNGVTAEITVGVGAGASVLVGGNDGAVTLQPLSFQGQTGANLAVGVGSLTLTEISAPPARRSHNRRHSQHGRMHNG, via the coding sequence ATGATGAAGACGACGACAAAGCTATTTTTATCGCTGGCTGTCTCGCTGGCGCTTTTCCCGATCGCGGCCTCCGCAAAGCCGACGGTACGGGCAGGCGAACTGATCTGCAACGTGGCCGGTGGGACAGGTATGATCCTGACCTCCGAGAAGGCGCTGACATGCCGCTATGACGCCGTCGGCGGTCGCGTCGAATTCTACACCGGGACAATCAAGAAGTTCGGCCTCGACATCGGCAAGACGACCGAAGGCGGGATGGTCTGGGCGGTCGTCGAGCCGGCCCTGAGGCCTGGCGGATTGAATGGCACCTATAATGGCGTCACCGCCGAGATCACCGTCGGCGTCGGCGCCGGTGCCAGCGTTCTCGTCGGCGGCAATGACGGCGCCGTCACCCTGCAGCCCTTGTCGTTCCAGGGGCAGACGGGCGCCAATCTGGCCGTCGGCGTCGGGTCGCTGACGCTGACGGAGATCTCGGCACCGCCGGCGAGGCGTTCGCACAATCGCCGCCATAGCCAGCATGGCCGGATGCACAACGGTTGA
- a CDS encoding LysR family transcriptional regulator, which yields MLDWDDLRFFLALTRHGTLSSAAKALHVAQSTVGRRLTSLEASLGVRLLNRTPDGYVPTLAGQELRTKAERLETEVLTVERDISGRDTQRAGLVRVTCAETVAAHILAPSFAALRASHPDIMIELIPNQRELSLAMREADISVHLKLPEQHDLVVRRIGRIAFGLYASRSYLDDHGELDIADGCPGHDLITQIDDNHEMTQTAWLAGLASRARVAMQTSSHEAVVLAAAHGGGLACLACFRADREPGLVRVAVPSEPPSADIWVMVHKDNRDTPRIRVALTHIAECVRALRHQLEPDESALPVQISRYSDG from the coding sequence ATGCTCGACTGGGACGACCTCCGATTTTTTCTTGCGCTCACCCGGCATGGCACGTTGTCATCCGCGGCCAAGGCGCTCCATGTCGCCCAGTCCACCGTCGGACGACGCCTGACGTCGCTAGAGGCCAGCCTTGGCGTGCGTCTCTTAAACAGGACACCCGACGGCTATGTGCCGACACTGGCCGGACAAGAGCTTCGCACGAAGGCCGAACGTCTCGAGACCGAGGTCCTCACCGTCGAGCGCGACATCAGTGGGCGCGACACGCAACGGGCCGGGCTCGTCCGCGTGACGTGCGCCGAGACCGTCGCCGCCCATATCCTTGCTCCGAGCTTCGCAGCGCTGCGGGCCAGCCACCCGGACATCATGATCGAACTGATACCCAACCAACGGGAACTCAGCCTCGCAATGCGAGAGGCTGACATCTCCGTCCACCTCAAACTCCCAGAGCAGCATGATCTCGTTGTGCGGCGCATCGGGCGGATCGCGTTTGGCCTCTATGCAAGCCGTTCTTATCTCGACGACCATGGGGAGCTCGATATCGCCGACGGCTGCCCGGGCCACGACCTCATCACGCAGATCGACGACAACCATGAGATGACCCAGACGGCCTGGCTCGCCGGCCTGGCTTCGCGCGCTCGAGTTGCGATGCAGACCAGCAGCCATGAGGCCGTCGTGTTGGCGGCAGCCCATGGCGGAGGGCTTGCCTGTCTCGCCTGCTTCCGCGCTGACAGGGAACCAGGTCTGGTGCGCGTCGCCGTTCCCAGCGAGCCGCCCAGCGCCGATATCTGGGTGATGGTCCACAAGGACAATCGCGATACGCCCCGCATCAGGGTCGCCCTGACCCATATCGCCGAATGCGTGCGCGCGCTTCGGCATCAGCTCGAACCGGACGAAAGCGCCCTGCCCGTTCAGATCTCCAGGTACTCGGACGGCTAG
- a CDS encoding OsmC family protein — translation MAKPQIPLDDDDLVFVDAAKSETARSPIPLSKFRNSGLDHRERDATISQGEARPDSVRTLRCRTVAQGRLSQLNYIRILPPQLVKEHEASSQLEEVNAPNASEALLAALGSCLATGIHANAIAQSIPIRSLEVNLAGDINPNAVWGTGDLNPKPIGFQAIEVSVRLDADAPRKVLDALIKHVVLWSPVANTLHNPVHLDVKLLPDATGPSDRS, via the coding sequence GTGGCTAAGCCTCAAATTCCCCTGGACGACGACGACCTGGTCTTCGTCGATGCCGCCAAAAGCGAGACGGCTCGTTCTCCGATACCACTTAGCAAATTTAGGAACTCTGGCTTGGATCACCGCGAACGTGATGCGACGATCTCACAGGGCGAAGCCCGTCCAGACTCAGTCCGTACCTTGCGATGTCGAACGGTGGCGCAAGGTCGCCTTAGCCAGCTGAACTACATCCGGATTTTGCCGCCGCAGCTCGTCAAGGAGCATGAGGCCTCAAGTCAACTCGAAGAGGTCAATGCACCGAACGCATCGGAGGCACTGCTTGCCGCGTTGGGCTCCTGTCTGGCCACCGGCATTCACGCCAATGCAATCGCGCAAAGTATTCCAATCCGTTCACTCGAAGTGAATCTCGCCGGCGATATCAATCCGAACGCGGTGTGGGGAACGGGCGACCTAAACCCCAAGCCGATCGGCTTCCAGGCGATCGAGGTATCAGTGCGCTTGGATGCTGATGCGCCGCGAAAGGTCTTGGATGCACTCATCAAGCACGTCGTACTCTGGTCGCCCGTTGCCAACACGCTTCACAATCCGGTTCATCTGGATGTGAAGTTGCTGCCGGATGCCACAGGCCCCAGCGACAGGTCCTGA
- a CDS encoding DnaJ C-terminal domain-containing protein codes for MADDPYKTLGVARDATDKQIRSAYLKLAKTSHPDLNPGDRSAEGRFKAINAANDLLSDKDQRARFDRGEIDGAGHEQARQGPPPGQRSYRDHAEGPSGTRYSAGFGSDDDLGDIFSEMFGARGGARAGSAGRRHGADRRYTLAVSFLDAIRGTTQRLTLPEGGSLDVKIPPGLESGQILRLRGKGGAGEPPGDALIEVEVGLHPLFRREGRDIHLELPITIREAVLGGPVTVPTVSGPVTMTLPPGSDSTTKLRLKGKGVPAGGTHVAGDAFPTLRIILGPPDEALATFLRDRADVASWDPRAALEAMS; via the coding sequence ATGGCTGACGATCCTTACAAGACGCTCGGCGTTGCCCGAGACGCGACCGACAAGCAGATTCGCAGCGCTTACCTGAAGCTCGCCAAGACCAGCCATCCCGATCTCAATCCCGGCGATCGCTCGGCCGAAGGCCGTTTCAAGGCCATCAACGCCGCAAACGACCTGCTGTCAGACAAGGACCAGCGGGCCCGTTTCGACCGTGGCGAGATCGATGGGGCAGGCCACGAGCAGGCGCGGCAAGGACCGCCGCCGGGGCAGCGCTCGTACAGAGACCATGCGGAAGGTCCATCAGGGACGCGTTACAGCGCCGGTTTTGGCTCCGATGACGACCTCGGCGACATCTTTTCGGAGATGTTTGGCGCTCGCGGTGGGGCCCGCGCTGGATCTGCTGGACGACGTCACGGCGCCGATCGGCGCTATACACTTGCCGTATCCTTCCTCGACGCCATCCGCGGGACGACCCAGCGCCTGACGCTGCCAGAAGGTGGCAGCCTGGACGTCAAGATCCCGCCGGGGCTGGAGAGCGGACAGATCCTTCGTCTACGCGGCAAGGGAGGGGCGGGTGAGCCGCCCGGCGATGCGCTGATCGAGGTCGAGGTCGGGCTTCATCCGCTGTTTCGCCGCGAGGGCCGCGACATTCATCTGGAGCTCCCCATCACGATCCGCGAGGCCGTGTTGGGTGGCCCGGTGACGGTGCCAACGGTCAGCGGGCCTGTGACCATGACCTTGCCTCCCGGTTCCGACTCGACAACCAAGCTACGCCTGAAGGGCAAGGGTGTGCCGGCCGGCGGCACCCATGTCGCGGGAGACGCCTTCCCGACCCTGCGCATCATCCTCGGACCGCCAGACGAGGCGCTTGCGACCTTCCTGCGGGATCGAGCCGACGTCGCGAGTTGGGATCCCCGCGCGGCCCTGGAGGCCATGTCATGA
- a CDS encoding chaperone modulator CbpM, giving the protein MTFDVLIATMPEFQRSEVEDWIASDWVRPSKRSENWMFDDIDVARMRLIRDLRFDLRLDEHALPFVLHLLDQLYDARRGLHRVRKALENDVPEEIRAAMLMALLGSFPDDGQASETSN; this is encoded by the coding sequence ATGACCTTTGATGTGCTGATAGCGACCATGCCGGAGTTTCAGCGCAGCGAGGTCGAGGACTGGATCGCCAGCGACTGGGTCCGGCCCTCGAAGCGCTCCGAAAATTGGATGTTCGACGACATCGATGTCGCGCGCATGCGGTTGATCCGTGATTTGCGTTTCGATCTCAGGCTGGATGAGCACGCCCTCCCGTTCGTCCTGCACCTGCTCGACCAGCTCTACGACGCCCGCCGCGGGTTGCACCGGGTGCGCAAGGCTCTCGAGAACGATGTGCCTGAGGAAATCCGCGCCGCGATGCTGATGGCCTTGTTGGGGTCGTTCCCTGACGACGGCCAAGCGTCGGAGACGTCCAACTAA
- a CDS encoding nucleotide exchange factor GrpE → MQDEVADFRDRWMRAEAEIANVRSRAKRDVDDARQYAVQKFATDIVEGVDNLHRGLASLPPPEADEPHLLSSLRTGFEGIERNFLTLLERHGVRREDVAIGAIFDPERQQAMSEQDATTTAPGAILHVLSSGWALNGRLLRPAMVIVAKARPASADTAHRMSSA, encoded by the coding sequence GTGCAGGACGAGGTGGCGGATTTTCGCGACCGCTGGATGCGGGCAGAGGCCGAGATTGCGAATGTGAGATCGCGCGCGAAGCGCGATGTCGATGACGCCCGGCAATACGCCGTGCAGAAATTTGCGACCGACATCGTCGAAGGCGTCGACAACCTGCATCGCGGCCTGGCAAGCCTGCCGCCTCCTGAAGCCGACGAGCCTCACCTCCTTTCCAGCCTGCGGACGGGCTTCGAAGGCATCGAACGCAACTTCCTGACCTTGCTGGAGCGCCATGGCGTCAGACGCGAGGATGTCGCAATCGGCGCGATCTTCGATCCGGAGCGTCAGCAGGCGATGTCGGAACAGGACGCCACGACCACCGCGCCTGGCGCCATCCTCCATGTGCTCTCGTCCGGCTGGGCGCTCAACGGGCGGCTGCTGAGACCCGCGATGGTGATCGTCGCCAAGGCTCGGCCGGCGAGCGCCGACACTGCGCATCGGATGAGCTCGGCCTGA
- the dnaK gene encoding molecular chaperone DnaK, protein MAKIIGIDLGTTNSCVAILESGDPRVIENAEGARTTPSMVAFSSTGERLVGQSAKRQAVTNPTNTLYAIKRLIGRRFDDPLVGKDKALVPYEIVRAGNGDAWVAARSEQYSPSQVSAFILGKMKETAEAYLGEPVTQAVITVPAYFNDSQRQATKDAGKIAGLEVLRIINEPTAAALAYGLDKKKTGTVAVYDLGGGTFDVSILEIGDGVFEVKSTNGDTFLGGEDFDNRVIEYLASEFQNTQGINLRTDKLALQRLKEAAEKAKIELSSTMETEINLPFITADAAGPKHLAMKLTRAKLESLVEDLIARTIEPCRAALKDAGVAAEAIDDVILVGGMTRMPKVIESVKRFFGKEPARNVNPDEVVAIGAAVQGAVLKGDVKDVLLLDVTPLSLGIETLGGVFTRLIERNTTVPTKKSQIFSTADDNQAAVTIKVLQGEREMAADNKTLGNFDLTSIPPAPRGVPQIEVTFDIDANGIVSVTAKDKATGKEQQIKIQGSGGLSDADIQRMVKEAEANSDADKTRRGFIEAKNHADAQLHAAEKVLAEHGAAITQPERSAVDAAMTAVRAAMEGTDTAGLTQATEALAHASMKIASSATKPQSGAAGQTAGAGHANSGETVVDADFEEVGATKKSA, encoded by the coding sequence ATGGCGAAGATCATCGGCATCGACCTCGGCACCACAAACTCCTGCGTCGCGATCCTGGAAAGCGGCGATCCGCGCGTCATCGAGAACGCGGAGGGCGCCCGGACAACGCCCAGCATGGTAGCGTTTTCCAGCACCGGGGAACGGCTCGTCGGCCAGTCGGCCAAGCGCCAAGCCGTCACCAACCCCACTAACACGCTTTACGCGATCAAGCGTCTGATCGGCCGCCGCTTCGACGATCCGCTCGTTGGGAAGGACAAGGCGCTGGTGCCCTATGAGATCGTGCGAGCCGGCAATGGCGACGCTTGGGTGGCGGCGCGCAGCGAGCAGTATTCGCCAAGCCAGGTCAGCGCCTTCATCCTGGGCAAGATGAAGGAGACGGCTGAGGCCTATCTCGGCGAGCCGGTGACACAGGCCGTGATCACCGTTCCCGCCTATTTCAACGACAGCCAGCGGCAGGCCACGAAAGACGCCGGCAAGATCGCAGGCCTGGAGGTGCTGCGCATCATCAACGAGCCGACGGCGGCAGCCCTGGCCTACGGCCTCGACAAGAAGAAGACTGGCACGGTGGCCGTCTATGACCTCGGCGGCGGCACCTTCGACGTGTCGATCCTCGAAATCGGCGACGGCGTCTTCGAGGTGAAGTCGACCAATGGCGACACTTTCCTCGGCGGCGAGGACTTCGACAACCGCGTCATCGAATATCTCGCCAGCGAATTCCAGAACACGCAGGGCATCAATCTGCGGACCGACAAGCTCGCGCTCCAGCGCCTCAAGGAGGCGGCGGAAAAGGCCAAGATCGAGCTCTCCTCGACCATGGAGACCGAGATCAATCTGCCTTTCATCACCGCTGACGCGGCCGGTCCCAAGCACCTCGCGATGAAGCTGACGCGGGCCAAGCTCGAAAGCCTCGTCGAGGATCTGATCGCCCGCACGATCGAGCCCTGCCGGGCAGCCCTGAAGGATGCCGGCGTCGCGGCCGAGGCGATCGACGACGTCATCCTCGTGGGCGGCATGACCCGCATGCCGAAGGTGATCGAGAGCGTGAAGCGCTTCTTCGGCAAGGAGCCAGCGCGCAACGTCAATCCCGACGAGGTCGTCGCGATCGGGGCCGCCGTTCAGGGCGCCGTCCTCAAGGGCGACGTCAAGGATGTGCTGCTGCTGGACGTGACCCCGCTGTCGCTGGGCATCGAGACGCTGGGTGGTGTCTTCACCCGCCTGATCGAGCGCAACACGACGGTTCCCACCAAGAAGAGCCAGATTTTCTCCACGGCCGACGACAATCAGGCCGCGGTGACGATCAAAGTGCTCCAGGGCGAAAGGGAGATGGCGGCAGACAACAAGACGCTCGGCAATTTCGACCTGACGAGCATCCCGCCGGCGCCGCGCGGCGTACCCCAGATCGAGGTCACTTTCGACATCGACGCCAACGGCATCGTGTCGGTCACGGCCAAGGACAAAGCGACCGGCAAGGAGCAGCAGATCAAGATCCAGGGGAGTGGCGGGCTTTCCGACGCCGACATCCAGCGCATGGTCAAGGAGGCCGAGGCCAATTCCGATGCTGACAAGACGCGGCGCGGTTTCATCGAGGCGAAGAACCACGCCGACGCGCAGCTGCACGCGGCAGAGAAGGTGCTGGCCGAGCATGGCGCGGCTATCACCCAGCCGGAGCGCAGTGCAGTTGACGCGGCGATGACGGCCGTTCGCGCGGCGATGGAGGGCACGGATACGGCCGGCTTGACGCAGGCCACCGAGGCGCTGGCCCACGCCTCCATGAAAATCGCCTCGTCCGCGACGAAGCCTCAGTCAGGCGCGGCTGGACAGACGGCCGGAGCCGGGCACGCCAACTCCGGCGAAACCGTTGTCGACGCCGACTTCGAAGAGGTCGGAGCGACGAAGAAGTCGGCCTGA